In a genomic window of Mucilaginibacter sp. KACC 22063:
- a CDS encoding esterase family protein, with amino-acid sequence MELLIFGHGGRAVLFFPPRMGRFYDYENWGIIEGIADRINNGELQLFCVDSIDAETFYNEQSSPEEKINRHLQYERYIVNEVLPFIRTKNPDGDLESAGCSLGAYHAANIALKYPDYFKRLVCLSGRYDLTRSVLYFRDLFDGFHNEDIYFNMPRQFMANMENGWHLDHIRQMQILIAIGETDPFKQDNCEFSELLNAKGIQHEFYTWNGYAHNPRNWRKMTQLYL; translated from the coding sequence ATGGAACTGTTGATATTTGGCCATGGCGGCAGGGCGGTGCTGTTTTTCCCTCCGCGTATGGGGCGGTTTTATGATTACGAGAACTGGGGAATAATTGAGGGCATTGCCGATCGCATCAATAACGGTGAACTGCAACTGTTTTGTGTGGATAGTATAGATGCCGAAACTTTTTATAACGAGCAATCGAGCCCTGAAGAAAAGATAAACCGTCATTTGCAATACGAGCGCTACATTGTTAATGAAGTATTGCCATTTATACGTACTAAAAACCCGGATGGTGATCTTGAGTCTGCCGGATGCAGCCTGGGTGCATATCATGCAGCAAACATAGCCTTAAAGTATCCGGATTATTTTAAGAGGCTGGTATGCCTCAGTGGCAGGTATGACCTTACCCGATCGGTGCTATATTTCCGCGATCTATTTGATGGCTTCCATAATGAAGATATCTACTTTAATATGCCGCGGCAGTTTATGGCCAACATGGAAAACGGCTGGCATTTAGATCATATCAGGCAAATGCAGATTCTAATTGCCATTGGCGAAACTGATCCTTTTAAGCAGGACAATTGTGAGTTTAGTGAGTTGTTAAACGCTAAAGGAATTCAGCATGAATTTTACACCTGGAATGGTTACGCACACAACCCACGCAACTGGAGAAAAATGACCCAATTGTATTTGTGA
- a CDS encoding TonB-dependent receptor, translated as MFFTVIGLPKPAKTSQKKLNIRLIKLFTFFLTLTFFTSNAFADDDAKGGTIKGTVKTSDGKPAEFVNITIKETNQGAAAGQNGHYTIRNIAPGTYTVTASFVGLQTQTRQVTISQKETITLDFVLTEDRKQLQEVYVQGAKTNKFLKKETEDVARLPLKNLENPQVYSVVTSELMKEQVVVNYADAYKNIPGTGVPLVYNNGRTSMLSRGFTTGNFIRNSVAGYNFNAIDPADIEKIEAIKGPTGTLFNSSLASFGGLFNRVTKQPFDKARTEISYSTGSFDLNRLTADVNVPLKSDKSVLFRVNAALHNEHSFQDAGFNRGFFVAPSLTYIVNDRLSVDIDAEIGNSNATSAYRLAPDTKGKIHNVKDLGLDYKRSFMNNSIDYLSRQFDLYALVNYKISDHWKSQTVFNKTYSTTKGMVTAFTLVDSTKKIKQQATKEDYPYYIANVQQNFIGDFKIGQFRNRIVTGVEYYNQKSNNTNVTVTMPAISYLDPGAAYNNFTADKINALVQAAAPKTGDYVQNNQSSYAAYVSDVFNITERLNAMASIRIDRFVNKGAYTPADGKTTGNFSQTAWSPKLGLVYQVVRNQVSLFGNYMNGFNNVTATSFDNTPFKPQYANQWEGGVKVDIWDHKISSTISYYDISVTNTTMDDPAHPGFSTQAGTQLSKGLEAELIANPFTGFNIVAGFAYNDSKITKAAPGANSILGLRPAAAGPERLANLWMSYRIPSGKVQGLGAGIGGNYGSQSYQTNTASFKFVIPSYTTVDATVFYDKPKYRIGIKVDNLTNEKYWSFRLAPQNPTRGTLNLTVRF; from the coding sequence ATGTTTTTCACAGTTATCGGGCTCCCGAAGCCTGCTAAAACTTCACAAAAAAAATTAAACATCAGGCTTATTAAACTTTTTACATTCTTTTTAACGCTTACATTTTTTACCTCAAACGCATTTGCCGATGACGATGCCAAAGGTGGTACGATAAAGGGTACCGTAAAAACATCTGACGGTAAGCCCGCCGAGTTTGTAAACATCACCATTAAAGAAACCAACCAGGGCGCTGCTGCCGGTCAGAACGGGCATTACACCATCAGGAACATTGCCCCGGGTACTTATACAGTAACTGCAAGCTTTGTAGGCCTGCAAACACAAACCCGTCAGGTAACTATTTCGCAAAAAGAGACCATCACTTTAGACTTTGTTTTAACCGAAGACCGGAAGCAACTACAAGAGGTTTATGTGCAAGGCGCTAAAACTAACAAATTTCTGAAAAAGGAAACAGAGGATGTGGCACGACTTCCGCTTAAAAACCTGGAAAATCCACAAGTATACAGCGTAGTAACCAGCGAACTGATGAAAGAGCAGGTAGTTGTTAATTATGCCGATGCTTACAAGAACATACCGGGTACCGGCGTACCGCTTGTGTATAATAATGGCCGTACAAGTATGTTGTCGCGTGGTTTTACCACCGGAAACTTTATCCGCAACAGTGTTGCCGGTTATAATTTCAATGCCATTGATCCTGCCGATATCGAAAAGATCGAAGCTATAAAAGGCCCTACAGGTACTTTGTTTAACAGTAGCCTTGCTTCTTTCGGCGGCTTGTTTAACCGGGTTACCAAGCAGCCTTTTGATAAAGCGCGCACAGAGATCTCTTACAGCACCGGCAGCTTTGACCTGAACAGGCTTACCGCCGATGTAAACGTACCTCTGAAAAGCGATAAAAGTGTACTTTTCCGCGTTAATGCTGCTTTGCATAATGAGCATAGCTTCCAGGATGCTGGTTTTAACCGTGGCTTTTTTGTTGCGCCAAGCCTAACCTATATCGTGAACGACCGCCTGTCTGTTGATATTGATGCCGAGATCGGTAACTCAAACGCAACATCGGCTTACCGCCTTGCACCAGATACTAAAGGGAAAATTCATAATGTAAAAGACCTGGGCTTAGATTACAAACGCTCGTTTATGAACAACAGCATTGATTACCTGAGCAGACAGTTTGACCTTTACGCATTGGTGAACTACAAGATCTCTGATCACTGGAAATCACAAACTGTTTTCAATAAAACGTATTCGACCACCAAAGGCATGGTAACTGCTTTTACCCTTGTTGACAGTACCAAAAAAATTAAGCAACAGGCTACCAAAGAAGACTATCCTTACTATATCGCCAACGTTCAGCAAAACTTCATCGGCGATTTTAAGATCGGGCAGTTCCGCAACCGTATTGTTACCGGTGTTGAATATTATAACCAGAAAAGCAACAATACAAACGTAACGGTAACTATGCCTGCCATCAGTTACCTTGATCCGGGAGCGGCTTACAACAACTTTACAGCCGACAAGATCAATGCACTTGTTCAGGCCGCAGCGCCAAAAACAGGCGACTATGTGCAAAATAATCAAAGCTCTTATGCGGCATACGTATCAGATGTGTTCAACATTACCGAGCGCTTAAATGCAATGGCAAGTATCCGGATAGACCGCTTTGTAAACAAAGGTGCCTACACCCCTGCCGATGGTAAAACCACTGGTAACTTTTCGCAAACGGCATGGTCTCCAAAGTTAGGCTTAGTTTACCAGGTAGTACGCAACCAGGTTTCGCTGTTTGGCAATTATATGAACGGCTTTAACAATGTCACTGCCACCAGCTTTGACAATACGCCTTTTAAACCGCAATACGCTAATCAATGGGAAGGCGGCGTTAAGGTTGATATCTGGGATCATAAGATCAGTTCAACCATCAGCTACTATGATATATCGGTAACCAATACTACTATGGATGATCCGGCACATCCGGGCTTTTCTACCCAGGCTGGTACACAGCTAAGTAAAGGTTTAGAAGCCGAGTTAATAGCTAATCCGTTTACAGGCTTTAACATTGTTGCAGGCTTTGCCTACAACGATAGCAAAATAACCAAGGCGGCACCCGGCGCTAACAGCATATTAGGTTTACGCCCCGCTGCTGCGGGACCGGAACGCCTGGCAAACTTATGGATGAGCTACCGCATTCCAAGTGGCAAGGTACAAGGATTGGGTGCAGGTATTGGCGGCAACTACGGCAGCCAGTCGTACCAGACTAATACAGCCAGCTTTAAGTTTGTTATCCCGTCATATACTACCGTTGATGCTACCGTATTTTACGACAAACCCAAATATCGCATAGGTATAAAGGTTGACAACCTGACCAACGAAAAGTACTGGTCGTTCCGCCTGGCACCTCAAAACCCAACGCGTGGTACACTTAATTTAACCGTAAGATTTTAA
- a CDS encoding PepSY-associated TM helix domain-containing protein — protein MSRQKTTLKSAIRQIHLILGLASGLVVFVVAIAAAILSFEEEGRELFQHDFYHVKEVSYARLPFKQMQDSVKAHYPKFKVSSIRFKETKDAAIIFYSKKEMAVSVDPYTSKINGVLNLKKDFFTVVLSLHTHLLLGEVGGTIVKVNVLIFFIMCVSGLVLWWPKQKRFFKQALTINFKIKNWKRLNWDLHSVLGFYAMLVLVLVSLTGMFFVYDSVKSTAAFITGNRAPKKEKVKIAQGDKKTFNTDKAYNYMVSNYPGAIETFITPAASKTDAIRIQMRYPYTIVRQQNSVYFDPYTGNIVRADLYKNYNGYDRIAASNYNLHTGRFQLVGIGGKVIYFLTALIAASLPVTGFMIWLGRRKKKKPLRRHPKRYAKPLPIS, from the coding sequence ATGAGCAGACAAAAAACAACTTTAAAAAGCGCCATCAGGCAGATACACCTGATACTTGGCTTAGCCAGTGGTTTGGTTGTTTTTGTAGTAGCCATAGCCGCCGCCATACTCTCTTTTGAAGAAGAAGGCCGTGAGTTATTTCAGCATGATTTTTATCATGTAAAAGAAGTAAGTTACGCACGCCTTCCGTTTAAGCAAATGCAGGACAGCGTAAAGGCGCATTATCCTAAGTTTAAAGTAAGCAGCATCCGTTTTAAAGAGACAAAAGATGCCGCCATTATATTTTACAGCAAAAAGGAAATGGCGGTAAGTGTTGATCCTTATACGTCAAAGATCAACGGAGTACTGAACCTCAAAAAAGACTTTTTTACCGTAGTACTTTCGCTGCATACGCATCTTTTACTAGGCGAAGTTGGCGGTACCATTGTTAAGGTTAACGTGCTGATATTTTTTATCATGTGTGTGAGCGGCTTAGTGCTGTGGTGGCCTAAGCAGAAAAGATTTTTTAAACAAGCCCTTACCATCAACTTTAAAATCAAAAACTGGAAACGCCTTAACTGGGATCTGCATAGCGTGTTAGGTTTTTACGCTATGCTTGTACTGGTATTAGTTTCACTTACCGGGATGTTTTTTGTGTATGATTCAGTTAAAAGCACAGCGGCATTTATTACCGGTAACCGCGCGCCTAAGAAAGAAAAGGTAAAGATAGCCCAGGGTGATAAAAAGACTTTTAACACGGATAAAGCCTATAACTATATGGTTTCAAACTATCCGGGCGCTATAGAAACATTTATAACTCCGGCAGCATCAAAAACCGATGCCATACGCATACAAATGCGCTACCCTTATACCATAGTAAGGCAGCAAAACTCGGTTTACTTTGATCCCTATACCGGCAACATTGTAAGGGCAGATCTTTATAAAAACTATAATGGGTATGATCGTATTGCAGCCAGCAACTACAACCTGCATACGGGTCGCTTTCAGCTGGTTGGCATTGGCGGCAAAGTCATTTACTTTTTGACTGCGCTTATTGCGGCATCATTACCGGTAACCGGCTTTATGATATGGTTAGGCAGAAGAAAGAAAAAGAAACCCTTAAGGCGGCACCCAAAAAGATACGCTAAACCTCTACCTATTTCATAA
- a CDS encoding phosphatidylglycerophosphatase A family protein, with translation MNKLIASWFGVGYIKGGGTIAAAITCVLVYFFWQVTAGQNIWLFLAITIIINAIGIYVGNQVEPFWGKDSYRVVIDEVGGMLVTLLFIHPNTYALIGGFVLFRFFDMVKPLYIRKMENLPAGTGVMMDDILAGVYSNIVLQVLLVIFK, from the coding sequence ATGAATAAACTGATAGCATCATGGTTTGGTGTAGGCTACATAAAAGGCGGCGGTACCATTGCTGCCGCAATAACCTGTGTGCTGGTTTATTTTTTTTGGCAGGTGACTGCCGGACAAAACATCTGGCTGTTTTTAGCAATAACAATAATCATTAATGCTATAGGTATATACGTTGGTAACCAGGTTGAGCCTTTTTGGGGGAAAGACAGCTACCGCGTAGTAATTGACGAAGTGGGTGGCATGCTGGTCACTTTGTTGTTTATCCACCCCAATACTTATGCACTTATTGGCGGCTTCGTACTGTTCCGCTTTTTTGATATGGTAAAACCATTATATATCCGTAAAATGGAAAACCTGCCAGCAGGTACAGGTGTAATGATGGATGATATACTGGCAGGCGTTTACTCCAACATCGTTTTGCAGGTATTACTGGTTATTTTCAAATAA
- a CDS encoding DnaJ domain-containing protein: MKDFYYILGTRNNCTANELNEAYYKLAGRFNANDDYFLQSHFQEISEAYEILSDPVKRRRYDAALKRSQKRQLLFFRTRHLNLLTTIALVGFTGLFGFYVLKQINQHKETPVQIIQPITSTATPHKKFKHRKKKHGMAIMPANQKPVQNVISKPAVALQVPVQKAIAAVQNTTPAPTAIKPVIVQAVHKPQPDTTYITHLKSSLAGDVYLHETADYMSAVVATLPAQAKVRVLTKGITFYKVAYNSQTGYLPKWTLTTP; encoded by the coding sequence ATGAAAGATTTCTACTACATTTTGGGAACAAGGAATAACTGTACTGCAAATGAACTGAACGAAGCATACTATAAGCTTGCGGGCAGGTTCAACGCAAACGACGATTACTTTTTGCAAAGCCATTTTCAGGAGATCAGCGAAGCATACGAAATTTTAAGCGACCCGGTAAAGCGCCGCCGTTATGATGCTGCCCTGAAACGGAGCCAGAAAAGGCAATTATTATTTTTCAGAACGCGGCATTTAAATTTACTAACCACTATTGCGCTGGTAGGGTTTACCGGCCTGTTTGGTTTTTATGTATTAAAGCAAATCAATCAGCATAAGGAGACCCCGGTACAAATTATACAGCCCATTACTTCAACTGCTACTCCACATAAAAAATTTAAGCATCGTAAAAAGAAACATGGGATGGCCATAATGCCGGCAAATCAAAAGCCGGTTCAAAATGTAATCAGCAAACCAGCAGTTGCGCTTCAGGTACCTGTACAGAAAGCAATAGCGGCGGTGCAAAATACAACGCCAGCACCAACTGCTATTAAGCCGGTTATTGTACAGGCGGTTCATAAACCACAGCCCGATACCACTTACATTACACATTTAAAGTCGAGTTTGGCAGGTGATGTTTATCTGCATGAAACAGCCGATTATATGTCGGCAGTGGTAGCTACCTTACCTGCTCAAGCCAAAGTAAGGGTACTGACAAAAGGAATTACATTTTATAAAGTTGCGTATAACAGCCAGACTGGTTATTTACCAAAGTGGACTTTAACCACGCCTTAA
- a CDS encoding YceI family protein, translating to MKKFSYALLATLITVSTAFAYFAGAWKVKGDDYEVRFVGGNIKGTIKGLKTDIVFDKDHPEQAKLSASIDATTLATGFFIKTNHAKDALGADENPLIKFVSTSVTKSGNGYIATGKLTLRGTTKPAAIHFTFDDKGNDGVFKGELKVIPKDFNITRMGTPDEVMVYLNVPVTKA from the coding sequence ATGAAAAAATTTAGCTATGCCTTGCTGGCAACATTAATTACGGTATCAACCGCCTTTGCCTACTTTGCAGGGGCATGGAAAGTTAAGGGGGATGATTATGAAGTTAGGTTTGTAGGGGGTAATATCAAAGGGACAATTAAAGGTTTGAAAACTGACATCGTGTTTGATAAAGATCATCCGGAACAGGCCAAATTATCAGCCTCTATTGATGCTACTACCCTGGCTACAGGTTTCTTTATCAAAACAAATCACGCTAAGGATGCTCTGGGCGCTGACGAAAACCCGCTCATTAAGTTTGTATCTACATCAGTTACTAAAAGCGGTAATGGCTATATAGCCACTGGCAAGCTTACTTTAAGAGGCACTACAAAACCAGCAGCAATCCATTTTACGTTTGATGATAAAGGCAACGATGGTGTGTTCAAAGGCGAACTGAAAGTAATTCCGAAAGATTTTAACATTACAAGGATGGGTACCCCTGATGAGGTAATGGTATACCTGAATGTTCCGGTCACCAAAGCATAA
- a CDS encoding sulfurtransferase yields the protein MSPLIKIQELLLSDPQLTVIVDARGGADAYERYLQGHIQDAVFADLDKDLAAKVQDASQGGRHPLPSTADFAALLTRLGITQQTHVIVYDDKAGANSAARLWWMLKSVGHEVVQVLDGGLQAAIDFGVTLSTDAVTPKQVDAYPVPAAFTGTVDIEDVTKAAHDPSRLVIDVRENARYLGRTEPLDLIAGHIPGAVNVPYASNLEKNNTYRSADALKTAYEEIFGNVKPEDVIVHCGSGVTACHTLLALEQAGIKGAKLYVGSWSEWSRRDLPIGKEERY from the coding sequence ATGTCTCCATTGATAAAAATACAAGAATTGCTATTGTCAGATCCGCAATTAACTGTAATTGTTGATGCACGCGGAGGCGCCGATGCTTACGAGCGTTACCTGCAAGGACATATACAGGATGCCGTGTTTGCCGATCTTGATAAAGACCTGGCAGCCAAAGTTCAGGATGCATCACAGGGTGGGCGCCATCCTTTGCCATCAACCGCTGATTTTGCAGCCTTGTTAACAAGGTTAGGTATTACGCAGCAAACGCATGTAATTGTGTATGACGATAAAGCCGGGGCCAATAGTGCAGCACGATTGTGGTGGATGCTGAAATCAGTTGGGCATGAGGTTGTACAGGTACTTGATGGTGGTTTACAGGCAGCCATTGATTTTGGCGTAACATTAAGTACTGATGCTGTTACCCCGAAACAGGTGGATGCTTACCCTGTTCCTGCCGCGTTTACGGGTACAGTTGATATTGAAGATGTAACTAAGGCAGCGCATGATCCTTCGCGGTTAGTAATTGACGTACGTGAAAACGCGCGTTACCTTGGCCGTACAGAACCGCTGGACTTAATAGCCGGGCATATACCAGGCGCAGTTAACGTACCTTATGCATCAAACCTGGAGAAAAATAATACTTACCGTTCTGCAGATGCATTGAAAACGGCTTATGAAGAAATTTTTGGCAATGTAAAACCCGAAGATGTAATTGTACATTGTGGCTCGGGCGTAACGGCTTGCCATACTTTGCTGGCATTAGAGCAGGCGGGTATCAAGGGCGCCAAATTATATGTAGGCTCATGGAGCGAATGGTCGAGGCGGGATTTGCCAATAGGTAAAGAAGAAAGATATTGA